Genomic window (Methanocellales archaeon):
ACAGAAAGAGCGGAGAGCTGTTCTACGTTAACTTCACATACACTGAGGAGCGTCCAGCCAACTACACGGTTAGAGTGTACAACAGCACTGCTACCATCAACACGACGACCGTTAACTACCCAGTGGGCGGATCCAACAAGGTCGCGAACGTCAGCTTCTACCTCAATTCAAGTGCTGCTGATGGGTCTTACAATGTATCTGTGGGAATGTATGATAATTTCTCGAATTATGTCATCTCCTACCAGAACAATTCAGTGGTGAAGGATACGACATCACCAGCGATCACGATAGATACACCTACAACCGCCTCGAAGGTTTACAGAAAGAGCGGAGAGCTGTTCTACGTTAACTTCACCTATACAGAGTTGAACCCAGCCAACTACACCGTTAACGTATACAACAGCACTGAGACCATCAACACGACCACACTCAATTATCCTGCAGGTGGAGCCGATCAGATTGCGAACGTCAGCTTCTACCTCAATTCAAGTGCTGCCGACTGGTCTTACAACGTGTCGGTGAATATGTATGACAATGTGTCTAATTATGTCATCTCCTACCAGAACAATTCAGTGGTGAAGGATACGACCGGACCAACAGTCACAATTGTTAATCCGAAGAATGAAACTTACAATACACTTTCATTAACCTTAGATACAGATATTGGTACAGATGCCCAATCTTGCTGGTACTCTTTAAATGGTGGAACAAACACCTCATTTACTTGGGGAGATACCGTTAACATAATAGCTAATGAAGGAAACAATAACGTAACTGTTTATGCAAATGACACACTCGGAAATATCGGAAGCGACAGAGTTTTGTTCAGTGTAAATACAAGTATAATTCTTTGTATTAGTATTACTTCTCCAGCAAATGGTACAATAACAAATAGGGCACAACCTCAACTTACTTTACTAGCTATTGATAAAAACTATCCTACAATCAATTACACACTTTATATCTACTATGAAAATGGGACATTATATTCCGTAGGTAACAGCGGTACCTTGGATAATAACACTCAAACAACAATTGTTTTAAGTCCAGCCATTAACCTGATAGGTAATTCAACAACCTATAAGGTAATAGCCGCTGCTAATGATAGTGCTCTGAACTCTGCCAATTCGTCTGATTTGTACATAACTTTACAGCCGCCCGTTTTATACCTTATATCTCCAGAATATGGATACTGGGACAAGGATGGAAACATCACTTTTATTTTTAAATATGATTCTATAAGTTTTGAAACAGCAAACTGTTCCCTATATATAAATGGTATTTACAACCAGAGCAATGAGACAACAGCAAATAAAATCGAAGCAACTTTTAATGTAGCCGGAATAGCAGAAGGCCAAAACCAGAATTGGACGATAAATTGCACAATGAATGGGATACATGTAGAAGACACTAGGATATTCCATGTAGACAAAACACTTCCTACAATCGATTTGAGCTACCCATCCAATGCTTACAACACCAACTCCACAACCATAAACTTCAACTGGACTGCAACCGACAACTTTGATACAAGCCTGCTCTGCAACCTCACCATAGATGGTGTGGTGAATGCCAGCAACATAGTCTCCCCAAATGCGACTCTAACAAATCACACAGTTTCAGGGTTTGCAGAAGGCACTCATTACTGGAATGTAACCTGTACAGATAATGCAGGAAACGTAAATACTTCAGAAACAAGATCATTCATAATAGATAGAACACCGCCAACGGTC
Coding sequences:
- a CDS encoding Ig-like domain-containing protein, with product RKSGELFYVNFTYTEERPANYTVRVYNSTATINTTTVNYPVGGSNKVANVSFYLNSSAADGSYNVSVGMYDNFSNYVISYQNNSVVKDTTSPAITIDTPTTASKVYRKSGELFYVNFTYTELNPANYTVNVYNSTETINTTTLNYPAGGADQIANVSFYLNSSAADWSYNVSVNMYDNVSNYVISYQNNSVVKDTTGPTVTIVNPKNETYNTLSLTLDTDIGTDAQSCWYSLNGGTNTSFTWGDTVNIIANEGNNNVTVYANDTLGNIGSDRVLFSVNTSIILCISITSPANGTITNRAQPQLTLLAIDKNYPTINYTLYIYYENGTLYSVGNSGTLDNNTQTTIVLSPAINLIGNSTTYKVIAAANDSALNSANSSDLYITLQPPVLYLISPEYGYWDKDGNITFIFKYDSISFETANCSLYINGIYNQSNETTANKIEATFNVAGIAEGQNQNWTINCTMNGIHVEDTRIFHVDKTLPTIDLSYPSNAYNTNSTTINFNWTATDNFDTSLLCNLTIDGVVNASNIVSPNATLTNHTVSGFAEGTHYWNVTCTDNAGNVNTSETRSFIIDRTPPTVLIDTPTNIAKVYRKSGELFYVNFTYTELNPANYTVNVYNSTETINTTTVNYPVGGADKVANVSFYLNSSAADGFYNVSVGMYDNLSNYNISYQNNSVVKDATNPTITIDTPTTASKVYRESGELFYVNFTYTELNPANYTVNVYNSTETINTTTVNYPVGGADQIANVSFYLNSSAADGSYNVSVNMYDNVSNYVISYQNNSVVKDTTAPSVTAITVNQWYLNNSVMSLNASITDDLSGVSNATVNVSAINSTLNEVILVKQDGDYWTNATIIADRGNTAGLQNLTITAYDNISLVNNTVNMTVGIDENAPSVTAITINQWYANNSVMTLNASITDSQSGVKNATVNVSAINSTLNEVVLVKQGGNYWTNATIIADRGNTAELQNLTITAYDNVSNVNNTVNMTAGID